In Brassica rapa cultivar Chiifu-401-42 chromosome A06, CAAS_Brap_v3.01, whole genome shotgun sequence, a single window of DNA contains:
- the LOC103827851 gene encoding amino-acid permease BAT1-like: protein MILIPVVSTERATTKFVFTNFNTDNGLGITSYAYIFVLGLLMSQYTITGYDASAHMTEETIDADKNGARGIISAIGISILFGWGYIRGISYAVTDIPYLRSETNNAGGYAIAEIFYLAFKSRSGSGTGGIVCLGIVAVAVFFCGMSSVTSSSRMAYAFSRDGAMPFSPLWHKVNSREVPVNAVWLSASISFCMALTSLGSIVAFHAMVSIATTGLYIAYAIPIFLRVTLSRKTFVAGPFSLGRYGKVVGWVAVIWVATISVLFSLPVAYPITARHWFTGPVSNILS, encoded by the exons ATGATCCTGATTCCTGTGGTTTCTACCGAGAGAGCCACAACTAAGTTTGTCTTTACTAACTTCAACACTGACAATGGACTCGGCATTACAAGCTACGCCTACATATTCGTTTTGGGACTCCTCATGAGCCAGTACACCATCACAGGGTATGATGCCTCTGCCCACATG ACTGAGGAGACGATTGATGCAGACAAGAATGGGGCAAGAGGAATAATCAGTGCCATTGGGATATCAATTTTGTTTGGATGGGGTTATATACGGGGCATAAGCTATGCTGTCACAGACATACCTTACCTCCGGAGTGAGACCAACAACGCTGGTGGGTACGCCATTGCTGAGATCTTCTACTTAGCTTTCAAGAGCAGGTCTGGGAGTGGTACTGGAGGTATCGTGTGCTTAGGCATTGTTGCTGTTGCTGTGTTTTTCTGTGGCATGAGCTCTGTCACCAGCAGTTCTAG GATGGCTTATGCGTTTTCGAGAGATGGAGCTATGCCATTTTCTCCCTTATGGCACAAAGTGAACAGCAGAGAGGTTCCCGTTAACGCGGTTTGGCTCTCTGCTTCCATATCTTTCTGTATGGCCCTCACC TCACTGGGGAGTATAGTGGCGTTCCACGCAATGGTGTCCATAGCAACGACTGGACTGTACATAGCATACGCAATACCGATCTTTCTAAGAGTGACGCTGTCACGCAAAACCTTTGTGGCTGGACCATTCAGCCTAGGGAGGTACGGAAAGGTGGTCGGTTGGGTGGCAGTCATATGGGTTGCAACCATCTCCGTCCTCTTCTCACTTCCCGTGGCATATCCCATAACGGCCCGCCATTGGTTTACAGGCCCCGTCTCCAACATTCTTAGCTGA